ctatttttttctgtggaaatTATTAGAACTAGATCTGATGCACAGGGGGTTTCATGAGGCTGATACAAAGTCAAATTAATTTAGaaacattgaatacatttataaatatactattgATGGtgtattaatgaataaataattgcacTTATTTTGTGCATGTTTACAATTGTAGAAAAACTCAGTACCAAAGTAAACTTGATACAACAAGATTAGAGTGCTTATTGTTTGGTAATCCAGCTGATGCAATATATGCTACTTTAATTAATATTAGAAAAATGGAAAGGTAACTCACCCTGTGTATCCACCCAGATGCTATCTGTATCCAGAACAGAATCATCAATAGTTGTTTCATCTCTGTAATCATCTTGTGTTTCTGTCTTATATTCTGTTTCCTCTCTTTCTGGAGAGGCTGGCATACAAGGCGATCCTTCTTTGGGCTCTTCATTAGATAGTTCTTCTattacttcttcctcctcctcctcctcctcctcttcttcctcttcatccTCTTCCTCTTCTGTTAAGGGCTTTTCATCAATTTCAGCAGGCTGAGTTGCTGCAAAGCGGACATTGTGAGCCACAGATTCACCTTGATCTACAGTAGTTTGCTCTACCTTAATAAAGTCATCTTCAACTGTTACCACAGACTCAATAATTCCTTGAGTTTCTTCCACATATTCCTTGACTGTTTCTTTATCAACAATATCTAACTTAGCCTCCTCAGGCAAATCTTGTGTTAAGTCTTTGCTACTTTCCTCTGTTACCTTTATTTCATGTATCTCTTTATCAGATTCTTCATCCACAGGTTGTGTTATCTTGTGATcaatttcttctgtcttttctacTGTCTCTAAACTTTCCTCTACTTGAGGTTCAActaccttttcttcttcctctggctcCTCATGCTTTATTTCCTGTGTAAGAGGAACAGTAGTTTCTGTTAATTCTTGCGTGACCTGCATAGTGATCTCctcaatatctgttttttttgtatctacaGGTGATGTGTTTTGGGAGCCTTCTTGTGATGGCTCTTGAGCTTGTTCTGGTTCACCGCTGGATTCATAGGACTCTTCCTTGTCAACTGCCTCTTGGTGTACTAAGTCAGGCTTGGCACCTTTCTCCTTTAAATCAAGTTCAGAAAGTTTGGTGTCCTTCCCAGTGGCTGAATCTTCATCAGAAATAACTTTAACCATGTAATCAGAATCTTTTTCAGTGACTTTGGTTTTAGCTTCGTTTTCATCTTCTCCTTGTGACTCCAGCTCAGAAGATTTAGCAACTTCTTGACTAGGTGTTTCTTCTGTAGATAGCTTGACTTGTTCAGATGTCTCTGTTTCAGCTTTCTCGTGGACAGTGTCAGGGATTGTTTCATGTTCTGCGGATTTGGAGTCTTTTATCGATAtcttttctatttcatcttttatttctgAGGCTTCTTTATCTTTCACGACAGCCTCTATGATTTCTGTTTGGTCTTTAATCTCTGTTGCCCCTAATGATTCTCTTAACTCAGCCTGTTCTTCCCCTTTTTCTAGGACTGTATCCAATTTTGTCTCACCAAACTTTTTCTCCTGTTCTGATTCCCACCCAACAGATCCAGTGTCACTACTAGGTTCCTGCATTTCTTTTCCAAGCTTCTCTGCTGCCAGTTTTACTTCAATAATGGATGGATCTACTGCATAGCTTTCATAAAGGGTAGTCATTCCTCCACTCACACTTTCACTGTCTTGTACTGGAGATGGGAGAGGGACAGTGTATTTATTGAACACACAATAACCTAGTTCTTCCTGTTGACTATCTGCCTTTACAAGAAGGCTGCTTCCTTCAATTACAGATGCTTGTTGGAGTACACTACCTTCATCAATAATAACCTCAGAAGCTCCAGACTTTCTTCTGGTAACATCTGTTTCTGTACTTCCTGAATCTAGTCTGGATCGAGGTTGAGTTAAATCTAACATTTCTGGCAAGTCTGGTGCCATGATAGTACCATTCTTGTAGTACTCTTTACTTGGATACTGAGATTCACACAATGGCTCTAATTCAAACCTTTCCTTCTCAgtatctttttcttttagttgtgtatcctcttcctcctcctcttcttcatgCTCTGCTTCTTCTGGGAACGAAAGAGCTTTTTCAATAGCTGGTGTGGTGGCTGGCAAGTCAGCTTCATCTCCCTCATCTAGGCTACCACTTGTATTAGAAAGAATATCAGTTGCTAAAGGAGAAAGGTCATGGGCACGAGCATAGCTAAATCCCAATGCTATGGAGTCAAGGCAAGACATTGGAAGATTTATAGACATGCTTCTTTGCTCAATGGCAGATCTTCCACCAAGTCCTAAACTACGGCTGAGTGTCAAGTCATCTTTATTTTTACTAAGAAACTGTGATTTGTCCGCATATATATTTGGATCAATTGTAAATAAACGATCCCCTGGAGCTACTTTTGAATGCATCTTTCCAGATGTGAGTGTACTATACCCTACATCATGAGCTGCACTGACCTTTTCCTCAATAGCTGGGGATAAGTCATCCTCCtcttcatcttcctcttctttAGCTATATGTGGGATGGAAGCAGCTTCATAAGGGGGTTCTTTGACATCAGTCAACTCATAATAATCACTGCTTTGTTGGACACTGCCTTCTAAAGCTTCTTCTTTCAGAGCAGATGTTTCAAAATATGTCGACATTCCAGATTTATCTTCTTCCAGTCCTATTTTATGCTCATCTACATCTTTGCTATCATCCTTAGATTCTGGTACAGATTTCTCTTTAGAAGATTCCAACATGATTTGCTTTTCATCTTGTATCTCAAAAGTGTCTTTTTTTGATGTCTCCTGTTTATCTTTTTCAATATCGATTACTTTGCCACTAAATGTTTCATCCTGTTTTGGCAAAATACTCCCTTCACCTAATGCTTTTGAAATATCAGGCTTGGTGTCACCATACTCCCTTTCATCAAGTTGTTTGTCAGAAATTTTACTAGATACATCAGCTGATGTCACTGAACTAGGtatatcttccttcttctctggACTTAAGCTAATAGCTTCTGTCTCTGGCTGAACCAGCTGACTGGGACAACTCTCAATGGCACTATCTTTGGCAATATCTGGGACATCTTTCCTGTCTGTAATGTCTTTCTCAGATGAATCTGTGGCAAGCAATGAGGTATGTAAAGAAAGTTCATCTTTAACAGCCAGCCCTTTATCCTGTACAGTTGAAAGTGGTACACAGCTTTCACTTGAAGGGAAACTAGAGAACAGGTTTTCCTTTACATTGCTTGTTGGGGATGTTGAAAGGTTATCTTTGCTTTCAGTTTCAACTTTGATAAAGTCTTGTTGTTCAGCTTCAGGAGAAGTAGGGGTGCATGGTTCTACAGAAAATGAGTAACCATGTGGAGCCTCAAACACTGTATCAGTGCTTGGCATTTGTAACGCTGAAGGCAATTTATCATCTTCCTTCTCTGGCTTTTTAACATCTTTCTCAGGAACCTGTGATGCCAGGATATCTTGCTTTGATTCCTCCCAAGTCTTGCTCTTAATTGATGAGATATCTTCAACAGCTTCCACAGAAGTAGGAGCAGAATCTGAATGTCCTTGTGCCCCCATCTTCGAGGCTGCAAGCAAATCTAGagaagtttgacttttttttttcacaatatataaaCCAGTAATTATTCATCACAGATACCTCTGTAAACAGATGCATTGCAGTTTATGTAACAAAGCCAAAAGCACAGCAGCTCATATGTAAAACAGCAGGGTCTGGGAATTACAGTAGATTGTAACCTGAATAACCCAAATCATATTACATGACAggcaagtatacattttttttcaaaaatgttagaTGTTAAAATGTTACACTGCTGCAACAAACAGGGATGGTCAAGAGGTTATCTCTAAATTAGactaattaaattgtatttaataaagataCAGACCCTTGAAGATTATACCATTGTACAGGACAAAGAGAAGAGAGGCACAATTGTGTTGTGTTCTGTTTGGTAATTTTGAACAACAAAGTTATGAGAAGAAATGGTTTAATGTTGCATAAACAGTTAGGACCTATTTATACCATGTCAGTCCTTTGTGCTGTGTTTAATGAACGCATATTATTCCATGTTATATAATGCAATTGTGTGCTGCATTAAGGCTCCTGTGTTTAGTGATGCATTTGGTGTCACAACACGATGTAGTGTGTTACTATACGTTTCGACAAATGAGGTGTATTACAAATAAAactatgagggggtgctgagaatttcctgattttgcccccttccagatgaaatagaaaaattagtctgggggcatatgacagcctaatatcctagtatgtaactgtgcaaatatcaggtctttgcaattcttaaaactgtttttcttttagtgagaagctgtgatggcagaggcacaagcaagtttcaggttcttggagttacgggccgtcatgaagtttttgtttctccagggaaagtcagcaaaggacattcacactgggatgccacaaacactgggggagaagtgtccctcctacagcactgtcaagatctggatatcttgtttcaagactgggcatttcatcgttgaagatgagccctgcactgggcggcccccaacctcaactgacccggcaacctgcgatgctgtccatgagctgatttttaAAGACCGGCGAATacccgcaaaaaagatagcccagatacttgacatctcatgggagcatgGCTCTAGTATCacgggacagtattatgctaacctcctggaccagctgaaggaggaaattaaaacgccatggaaagttgaccaatgagatcctttttttgcaggacaatgcaacTGCGCACaagtccaacattgtggctgccaaattgaacaccctgggtttccaattggtccaccatccccctgaTTCACCCGACCTGgtccctttggactattatctgttccgaAATTTGAAGAACACCTGAAGGGgtaacgttttgaggacatttccgacgtcaaagatgctgctgagagctggtttgcggcccaaccaaagaacttttatttgaatagtctggaaaagctgcaactactctgtaccaagtgcatcaatttcaggggggaatatgttgaataaatgtgttatttcataactctggctctcttctttctgggcaaagccaggaacatctcagcacccACTCGTACAGTACACTACCATTCATTGTAGTAAAATCTGGTtactgcatgttactgcaagaCATGTGGTGTAATTGGGCTCTCCTCctttacacacatttaaaatggaTACGTAGGTTGTGTCAAATACAACATGGTTTGTTAGGTAACCTAGAGGTGGGGCAATTGGTGAAATTGGTGAGGAACcaactcaaaataaaatatcacaaatgtaaaaagactAAGTAGAGGTCTATTCAAACATAAAAAGAGGAGTCTTTtggttaaaaaagtttaaataaaaaggatgtcgcataacagttttattttatcaacTTTTATCAACTATACAATGATGAAAAATTGTTACAGAAGGGTGTTCAATGTAACAAATGCTGTTAAACATAGATGCAGATATGTTGTTTCTATAGAATATTAGATAGTGTAAGTTGTATAGGAATGAGACGATATTACTCATTCCTATACAATACAATTTACACTAATATTCTTTAGATACATGATTCACctatgtcccctgaggaagcagatattaTGAAATGCATTGGGCCCTCTAGGATGCACCTGTTAATCGTTGTATCAGTGAATACTCTGAATACAGTGAAGTTATTTTACTATAGTTTATAAAACCAACATATCTGCATCAGTTTAACAGCCTTTGTTATACGGAATTTCCCCTgtgtaataattgtttattattgtacatatatacatatatacaatatatatagatataaactGTATTcaacatcttttttatttgtactttttgaacaaatatacttttatgttttgacctccactgattttttttacattttctgaaggTTGCACCTAATATATATGTAGCACTGACTGGAGATCAGAGCAGCTAGAGAATGTTAGAAATTGTGAGAAATACACTAATTTTTTAGTGTAACAGTTAGAAACACTGTCAGACTTTTTTTGCTGTCCCCTCTCCTAATGACCCTAATAATGGGAAATCATCCCAATGAGTTCCCAGTAAACAGAGAAATCCTAATAGAAGTCCTAAACCTTCTCTGCTCTATAAAAAATTGCTGGTGATGGCTTTAATTACAAtgtcattatattttttctttttagcctttttattaaataattccaTTCTACTGCAGTCAGTAGTAATCAGAAGGTGAATCAGAGGTGTTTAATGACTGTACAAAGATAAGGTATTTTTATTCCAAAGGACATTTTCCAGTAAGGACGACATGGCTGCAGAATTATACATCCTTCAACTATTCAATTTTAATTTGGAAAATCCAATGAAATTTTGGTACTTGCCCTTTGAATTCTTGATTTTAGCAATGTCAGATTTGCAGTTTATGCTTTATTATTCAGGTTACAGTGCATCTGTAAATACATGACAAACAGTACAGAGAGtatcacaacataaaagagagACAACATAGGAAAATATATAGAGTTTTGCAGAAATCCCCTTTTGATTGTGTATTGTGTTAtccagcaaaacattttctagaattCTTTCCCCAGTATAGACTAGATGCTACCTTCTAAATTTTATCAACCTCAGGTGTAAAGGAAGTTAAATGTGAATTCAATTTTTGGAAAATTCACTGATTTCTCATTGAATGTTTAACTGATAAACCAAAAAAGAACTATGGCTGGGGTTTGGCTTCATGAATCTTTggaggtgatttactaaagaatgtttaggctgtttacatagcaaagtgaattataacaCAAATTTAGTTAACTTGTGAATGTgataaaaaattcactttgcatggATAAGCAATgtcagcaaatgtaaaaatataggatttttgcttgcatgtgatcgGATGGCTGAAATCAGCATAATTTACCCTTGTTGACTAAACCAAGTGAAATATTAATTGCAGAGAGATGATTCACTTTGAACAGTAAATAGCCTACATTCATTCAGTAAATCAAACTTCATATATCTTAGAGGGTAAGTTTACTTGTATATGTGGCCATGTTATTCTGATATATATGAACATACAAATATTGTGCATAATGCATTGGTGCctataatgtaaatgtttcatacaaatataaatgttttagttaagtattttcctaaaaaacataataaagtaaataatctCTTCTTCATTCCACTTAGGTTAACTTCCAGATTTGTTCTTGCTTATAGTCAAgtaagaacttttatttttaaacatgcgtcttttaaaaacaaaagaaccaGCAAAACAGATCTTGTTTGTCAAGTAATGCTTTATgatgcaatgttaaaaaaaaatttaaaaccatgCTCCTCAAATCTGAAAAAGCACTTTTTTctaaactttagttttgctttctgACAGAGTAACTGTGTCTCCAAAAACCTTACGGGTTTTGCATGTCCTTTTTAATGCCAACAAAAATTAGGTTGTGTTGCTCTGTAATTAACCTTCAGAAAACAATAGGATAATTTTAACATATGACAAATGACTGCTACCAGCTTGTATAAGACGCAGATTATATCTGTTGTGCTGAAGGTATGTAGATCATTGCTATTTTTTgacaataattttataaaaattacaacAAATCATCAATGATTTTGCAATAGCTTCTATTTTGCTGGAACTTCAGCTAGCATTATAGGGTATAGGATACAGGAGGCAAAGAAGAGAAAATACTTACAGAAAAAGCTGTTTAAATGTTCATTGTGTCATATATGCCTATTTGTTCCTAAATCTTATTTAAAACTAAAGCAATAAGCTTTATTTGGAGAAAGTATGTCCCCATCccttattatttaaagaaaacatgtaaacagaaacataaaactTTTCATTACTGAGCTATGTTTTAGATCAATGCCTCACCAATTAGTGAAATATTAACTATAACAACCCTGTAACATATATAAAGCCAGCAATAGCAGCTACCCTGACATGTTCTACTTAAAAATGGTAAAGTTATCCCATATTCTATTAAATTTACCAAAACTCAATTTTTACTTAGGTATATCAATCTCAAATATAAACTGtatctaaatttaaaatgttcttattcCCCAAAACATCCAGTAAATTCTAGTAGCGTTTTTAAGATGATTTAGGATGAAACAAAAACCCGTCTGTTTGGTATAGGCAATAAAAGCACTTGTctagattttttatataataaatcagattaaatacattaaaaatctattgaaaataatttgttaaaaaagatCATATATTTTAAGATACTTATACAACCACATACAGAAGAAAATTAACAAAACTTcacatttatcaaggcaggaaaaAGGAATGCTAACTTATAGCATAGCATTGTAATGGGCAGCCGCTGACGGCAATGAATGGAATAAGACATGCTTTAAAGAAGATAACAGCAattgttgaacaaaaaaaaaagatcaagaaacaacataaacaaaataaacataaacaaatgaaatataaaatcaaGTTGAGAATCTAGGTGAAAAAAGTTAGAACTAATGtaagaatttaataaataaataaaaaaataaaacatagaggTATATAGTCATCAGCAATGTGACTGGCAAACACATCTAACATGGCATAAGAGAGACTAACATAAAGCAACAGCTTAGCAGCAAAGCATGTTTGTATCATGGCAAAGTAACCTGAAATCAGCTACTGAGGTAGGAATCGTTTTGTGCCGTCCATGACAGACAACAAACTGCAGTCAGCTTAGGAAAACAGCAAAGCCAATTATCATGGCAACACACAGGAATGAAACAGCCTCAGATAAGCATTTAAGTTGGACTCGGGGAGCAGTTAACATGCAGAGCATACACAGGACACACCTTCCTCTGGTAAGGAAGGCACTACAACAGCAGACGACTCTGCTTCActttttgtaatgctttttcCATCTGCTATTTCGCATACAACACTTTCCTCTGGGTGTTGTGTGTCATCAGATCCTGACTCTGATTGGACCTGGCTGAGCCCCAAGCTGGAGGACTCAGTTGGCCTGATTTCTCCCCCCTGAGCTTTATCGTCTTCTTTCTCAGTCACAGGACCCTTAACTCTCTCTTCTTTGGTGTTGGAAAACAAGATGACATGAAGAGAACAAATAAGACATTCACAGGAAAGTTATGAAGAGAACACCTATGAATAGAACACCTTATTAAATGAAAGGTTtgggaaaaataaatgatttactaATATATAAGGCACTTCAGTTGGCCTCCCTAGTTTTATATCTTTACTTATCTCTCAActgtttttgtcatatttttgatttttgaacCCTAAAAATATAGTAATGTATTCAAATGGATATGGCTGAAAATAATATGGACACAAATTCACAGGGGATCATTGGTGGGATTAAACGTCATACATTGGATCCTCTGTTACAGGAAATTAATTAGAGGAATATAATCACTTTACGTCAGTTTAGTTTACTTATAAGTTTTACTTCAATTAACTTGCCAGGACACTTGGAAATATATGTTTCATTAGGTTTTACCATAATTTATCATTAAACAGTTTTACAAATCTTTAGAGATAAAATTATCTACATGAAGATACAAACCGTTTACTCTTTAACCTTTTTATGAACACAAACTAACACTGCAAATAATGTTTGATTTTATAAAATGACTTCATATGCTCATAAGTATAGAATATGTTCCATTACGTGTTGGGTAGAAGATGTACCATGTGATTGATTTGAAACctgaacacagttttttttttcagcccattAAAGCTGTATTCTCCTAAAAATGTTCATGGGCATTTAGAACATGTGAACATTTTACTCcttcacatttcaaaaacacagcctcaatgtttattttacagccaGACAGTTGAAGGGTTTCCTCCCATTCTTGCACAGGTATTCAATGGTTGCCCCATACAGAATCTTCTAGTGTGTGCCAGATTTACTATCCTaatagtatatacagtaataattgAAGTCTAATTGTTAGACTCTAAAATATAGTTACCATATACAAAACCACTGAATTTATTGCAGCTATctatcagaatataaaaaaaaatatatattatatgttagtATCTTATAAAGACTATGtcaaataagtaaaatgtatgaGCAAACCACATAACTGcaaagaaatacaatattttatctcGTCCACCACCGTGCTGCTAAATGTTGCTTTGATTCTAAGAATAGGTCCCATTTGCCATTCCCCACTGGGAAACCAACACTTCCAGATGGATCAAGATCTCCTACATCTCTCTCTTGTTCCTTTTTGCTGTCCATGTTATCAAAAGACACAATAGGGGCCTGGAGTTAATCAGGAAGAACCAATGAGAGCTGTGAAGGACTCCGAAAATCAACATTTCATGGGAACAGCTGCTCAAGTGGCCTTCAGTGTCCTGCAGAAGAGTTTATTCTGTTGTTTCTTCTTTACAGGTAGATGGTTTGCCCATTGATTTAACTTTTGTGATTGGATCTTTTATATCTTTGCCAGGAGAATTCAGCTTTCTTGTAATGCTGGACCATAGTC
The Pyxicephalus adspersus chromosome 7, UCB_Pads_2.0, whole genome shotgun sequence genome window above contains:
- the MAP2 gene encoding microtubule-associated protein 2 isoform X8, translated to MTDNRQDESKPSPWAPGQLTEASPLPHSTDMKEQGGAGDGIVHSSNGIPFRETEERGYGERALQDSHPTSKENGINGEMPSADSETAEEVSARIVQVVTADAVAVLRGEQEKEVKLKGPPGDLPLAVEDTTNLPPSPPPSPASEQMGTVEEDLLAASKMGAQGHSDSAPTSVEAVEDISSIKSKTWEESKQDILASQVPEKDVKKPEKEDDKLPSALQMPSTDTVFEAPHGYSFSVEPCTPTSPEAEQQDFIKVETESKDNLSTSPTSNVKENLFSSFPSSESCVPLSTVQDKGLAVKDELSLHTSLLATDSSEKDITDRKDVPDIAKDSAIESCPSQLVQPETEAISLSPEKKEDIPSSVTSADVSSKISDKQLDEREYGDTKPDISKALGEGSILPKQDETFSGKVIDIEKDKQETSKKDTFEIQDEKQIMLESSKEKSVPESKDDSKDVDEHKIGLEEDKSGMSTYFETSALKEEALEGSVQQSSDYYELTDVKEPPYEAASIPHIAKEEEDEEEDDLSPAIEEKVSAAHDVGYSTLTSGKMHSKVAPGDRLFTIDPNIYADKSQFLSKNKDDLTLSRSLGLGGRSAIEQRSMSINLPMSCLDSIALGFSYARAHDLSPLATDILSNTSGSLDEGDEADLPATTPAIEKALSFPEEAEHEEEEEEEDTQLKEKDTEKERFELEPLCESQYPSKEYYKNGTIMAPDLPEMLDLTQPRSRLDSGSTETDVTRRKSGASEVIIDEGSVLQQASVIEGSSLLVKADSQQEELGYCVFNKYTVPLPSPVQDSESVSGGMTTLYESYAVDPSIIEVKLAAEKLGKEMQEPSSDTGSVGWESEQEKKFGETKLDTVLEKGEEQAELRESLGATEIKDQTEIIEAVVKDKEASEIKDEIEKISIKDSKSAEHETIPDTVHEKAETETSEQVKLSTEETPSQEVAKSSELESQGEDENEAKTKVTEKDSDYMVKVISDEDSATGKDTKLSELDLKEKGAKPDLVHQEAVDKEESYESSGEPEQAQEPSQEGSQNTSPVDTKKTDIEEITMQVTQELTETTVPLTQEIKHEEPEEEEKVVEPQVEESLETVEKTEEIDHKITQPVDEESDKEIHEIKVTEESSKDLTQDLPEEAKLDIVDKETVKEYVEETQGIIESVVTVEDDFIKVEQTTVDQGESVAHNVRFAATQPAEIDEKPLTEEEEDEEEEEEEEEEEEEVIEELSNEEPKEGSPCMPASPEREETEYKTETQDDYRDETTIDDSVLDTDSIWVDTQDDERSIMTEAIEALPKEEKVEREIQKIPIDRHRKDKQIKTGRGRMSTPERKIGKKEPCATSRDEARRKKAVLKKAEIGKKSDVQTHSPSRKVILKPAVKQSRPAHQACMRRKPAGGDSQQTPSALRQTKDRIIDGVTKSPEKRSSLPRPSSIHPTRKIIPIDKEENSISTSTSVSSSVRRTTRSEPIWSRTGKSGTSTPTTPGSTAITPGTPPSYASRTPGTPGTPSYSRTPRTPGTPKSAMFTPTEKKVAILRTPPKSPATMKQMRIMSQPLPDLKNIKSKIGSIDNIKYQPKGGQIQIVTKKIDLSHVTSKCGSLRNIRHRPGGGNVKIESVKLDFKEKAQAKIGSLENAHHIPGGGNIKIDSQKLHFREQAKARVDHGAEIITQSPGRSSVASPRRLSNVSSSGSINLLESPQLATLAEDVTAALAKQGL